From a region of the Gossypium raimondii isolate GPD5lz chromosome 10, ASM2569854v1, whole genome shotgun sequence genome:
- the LOC105776772 gene encoding uncharacterized protein LOC105776772 produces the protein MEKVVEAEGSDEGKFEETGLETSNFVLSSPKNVTDPVVYKLVRVDGNGRLVPATDDELMEVEGLLENEKRETHIVADTGQALGCISNEVSPSGMPQLESSEGLSQSENTEADTEKLSAYLEETVPSGAKSSSDDHVTQSGRVGECLKPLDGPLEGGSSTSTGCISSKPDFSKLKGEICLDNLSIKELHEVFKATFGRDTTVKDKLWLKRRIAMGLTNSCDVSATTFVIKDNKLVKKDNEDGFNNVNLGAGKEHLAVAVEYNEDLLNNLSSQIDEHQTTSEVRLGNNVVENNFASEDLAADQRAAKRVRKPTKRYIEELSEAESKEYSGRSIASTKSIGFRPLSSKAHARPARNVSLEGRTVITRLDSLGGFGIQVPCVYRIRRSRPRKNVTALLKFHPSGMGMTATFIKKGFDVHGSQMDNGSMNKVLEAKSTPEQAPEQFVAESKKETTPTDMGQNMGLKYVDPSGDTSDDNVVTVPTAKGGIRRKHHRAWTLSEVMKLVEGVSKYGAGRWSEIKRLAFASYSYRTSVDLKDKWRNLLKASFAQTPTDKGANSRKHPSMPIPASILLRVRELAEMQAQASLPNLSTGKLSACGGGSVNETRPGYL, from the exons ATGGAAAAAGTGGTTGAAGCTGAGGGGAGTGATGAAGGGAAATTTGAAGAGACTGGCCTTGAGACAAGTAACTTTGTTTTATCTTCACCAAAGAATGTTACAGATCCAGTTGTTTACAAGCTTGTCCGG GTTGATGGGAATGGAAGATTAGTGCCTGCGACAGATGATGAACTCATGGAGGTTGAGGGTTTGCTTGAAAATGAGAAGCGTGAGACCCATATTGTTGCAGACACTGGGCAGGCTTTAGGGTGCATTTCTAATGAAGTGTCACCCTCTGGCATGCCTCAACTAGAAAGCTCAGAAG GTTTGTCACAATCTGAGAACACAGAAGCTGATACCGAGAAGTTAAGTGCATACCTTGAG GAAACTGTTCCTTCTGGTGCTAAAAGCTCGAGTGATGATCATGTTACTCAATCTGGGAGAGTTGGGGAGTGCTTAAAGCCTCTGGATGGGCCGCTAGAAGGTGGATCATCAACTTCTACAGGTTGTATTAGTTCAAAACCTGATTTTTCCAAGTTGAAGGGCGAAATATGCTTggataatttatcaattaaagaaCTTCATGAGGTTTTTAAGGCAACATTTGGGCGAGACACTACTGTTAAGGACAAGCTGTGGCTTAAAAGGAGGATTGCTATGGGATTGACCAATTCCTGTGATGTTTCTGCTACAACTTTTGTAATTAAAGACAACAAATTGGTGAAAAAGGATAATGAAGATGGTTTTAACAATGTGAATCTTGGTGCTGGGAAAGAACACCTGGCAGTTGCAGTTGAATACAATGAGGACTTGCTCAATAACCTTAGCAGTCAAATTGATGAACATCAAACTACTTCGGAGGTGAGATTGGGAAATAATGTTGTGGAAAACAATTTTGCAAGTGAAGATCTTGCTGCAGATCAGAGAGCTGCAAAGAGAGTTCGGAAGCCAACAAAGCGGTATATTGAAGAACTTTCGGAAGCAGAGTCCAAAGAGTACAGTGGCAGGTCAATTGCTTCAACTAAAAGCATTGGGTTTAGACCCCTGTCTTCAAAAGCTCATGCTAGGCCTGCTAGAAATGTGTCCTTGGAAGGGAGAACTGTTATCACGAGGTTGGATTCCCTTGGAGGATTTGGGATTCAGGTTCCATGTGTTTATCGGATTCGAAGAAGCCGACCAAGGAAGAATGTCACAGCACTTTTG AAATTCCATCCCAGTGGCATGGGCATGACAGCTACGTTTATAAAGAAGGGTTTTGATGTACATGGCTCTCAAATGGACAATGGGAGTATGAACAAAGTTTTGGAAGCCAAATCTACTCCTGAGCAAGCTCCGGAACAG TTTGTAGCTGAATCGAAGAAAGAGACGACACCAACTGATATGGGGCAGAAtatgggattaaaatatgtaGATCCATCTGGAGATACTTCAGATGATAATGTTGTTACAGTGCCAACAGCAAAAGGTGGAATTAGAAGGAAACATCATCGAGCTTGGACTCTCTCTGAGGTTATGAAGCTAGTTGAGGGTGTGTCCAAGTATGGAGCTGGCCGATGGTCTGAGATTAAAAGGCTTGCCTTTGCATCCTATTCGTATAGAACTTCTGTTGATCTCAAG GACAAATGGCGGAATCTGCTGAAAGCTAGCTTTGCCCAGACACCTACGGACAAAGGG GCAAATTCGCGGAAGCATCCTTCGATGCCGATTCCGGCATCAATTTTGTTACGCGTGAGAGAGCTTGCCGAGATGCAGGCACAGGCTTCATTGCCAAATCTGAGCACGGGGAAGCTGTCGGCATGTGGTGGCGGAAGTGTAAATGAAACAAGACCCGGATACTTGTAA